One genomic region from Terriglobus aquaticus encodes:
- a CDS encoding peroxiredoxin, producing the protein MQRIALWSTLALALIACLFTARYAMAAASDGLLEPGASAPGFTLPSQEDKQVSLADYKGKWVVLYFYPKDMTSGCTLEAHNFQRDQAKFDALHAAILGVSLDTADSHKAFCTKENLTFKLLADPDHKVVDEYHVPVKSMGPMHFAARVTYLISPAGKVVKVWPDVKVQNHSEEVLAAIQSAQKA; encoded by the coding sequence ATGCAACGCATCGCGCTCTGGTCCACGCTCGCTCTCGCCTTGATCGCCTGCCTTTTCACAGCGCGATACGCCATGGCCGCCGCCTCGGACGGTCTGCTCGAACCCGGCGCCTCCGCCCCCGGCTTCACCCTGCCCTCGCAGGAAGACAAGCAGGTCTCCCTGGCCGACTACAAAGGCAAGTGGGTGGTCCTGTACTTCTACCCCAAGGACATGACCAGCGGCTGCACCCTGGAAGCTCACAACTTCCAGCGCGACCAGGCCAAGTTCGACGCCCTGCACGCCGCCATCCTCGGCGTCTCGCTCGACACCGCCGACTCGCACAAGGCCTTCTGCACCAAGGAAAACCTCACTTTCAAGCTGCTCGCCGATCCCGACCACAAAGTCGTCGACGAATACCACGTGCCGGTCAAATCCATGGGCCCCATGCACTTCGCCGCCCGCGTCACCTATCTCATCTCGCCCGCTGGCAAAGTGGTCAAGGTCTGGCCTGACGTGAAGGTGCAGAACCACAGCGAAGAAGTCCTCGCCGCCATCCAGTCCGCCCAGAAGGCATAG
- the fabZ gene encoding 3-hydroxyacyl-ACP dehydratase FabZ: MPDPSPTSIDIQQIMRLLPHRYPFLLIDRVLEVEPRQRIVCLKNVTANEPQFTGHFPDYPLMPGVLIIEAIAQAGGALLLNEIPDRDGKLMVFTGIDGAKFRKPVTPGDQLIIEVSVLNWRSTAVKMKGTAKVDGKLACEATVMCQLVPRPGNTAASTPSSTAPVAQSSAASSAIASSASLAPATGEACRPDPLAVSEADTEAAV; this comes from the coding sequence ATGCCAGACCCAAGCCCGACCTCCATCGACATCCAGCAGATCATGCGGCTTTTGCCGCACCGCTACCCGTTCCTGCTCATCGACCGCGTTCTGGAAGTCGAGCCGCGCCAACGCATCGTCTGCCTCAAAAACGTCACCGCCAACGAGCCGCAGTTCACCGGTCATTTCCCGGACTACCCGCTCATGCCCGGCGTGCTCATCATTGAGGCGATCGCTCAGGCCGGCGGCGCGCTCCTGCTCAACGAGATCCCCGATCGCGACGGCAAGCTCATGGTCTTCACCGGCATCGACGGCGCCAAGTTCCGCAAGCCCGTCACCCCCGGCGACCAGCTCATCATCGAAGTCTCCGTCCTCAACTGGCGCTCCACTGCCGTCAAGATGAAGGGCACCGCCAAGGTCGACGGCAAGCTCGCCTGCGAAGCCACCGTCATGTGCCAGCTCGTCCCACGTCCCGGCAACACAGCAGCATCAACCCCCAGCAGCACTGCTCCAGTTGCCCAGAGCTCGGCTGCAAGCAGCGCCATCGCTTCGTCGGCCTCCCTTGCGCCCGCGACCGGCGAAGCCTGCCGCCCGGATCCGCTTGCCGTTTCAGAAGCAGACACCGAGGCCGCCGTCTAG
- the xth gene encoding exodeoxyribonuclease III, with protein sequence MKIASWNVNSIKARMPILRGWLETVQPDVVLLQELKGLEFPAEELRALGYHSAAVTQKSYNGVAVLSKQPLEVVSTTLAGDDEDSHARFLEVLIEDALGAGSGPLRVVCLYVPNGNPVGTEKFEYKLRWTDRLIEQMRLWLAETTPTVIGGDMNVIPTDMDCHKPASWAKDALFQPEVKARYAQMLGMGWMDAFRTLHPDQGGLFTYWDYFRNAFETNRGIRIDHFLLSPALHGRLVGCEIDRAPRMMEKPSDHTPIVMELG encoded by the coding sequence ATGAAGATTGCGAGTTGGAATGTGAACTCGATCAAGGCGCGGATGCCGATTCTGCGCGGTTGGCTGGAGACGGTGCAGCCGGATGTGGTGCTGCTGCAGGAGTTGAAGGGGCTTGAGTTTCCGGCGGAGGAGTTGCGGGCGCTGGGCTATCACTCTGCGGCTGTGACGCAGAAGAGCTACAACGGCGTGGCCGTGCTGAGCAAGCAGCCGCTGGAGGTGGTGAGCACGACGCTGGCCGGCGATGACGAGGACAGTCATGCGCGGTTTCTGGAGGTGCTGATCGAGGATGCGCTGGGCGCGGGCAGCGGACCGCTGCGGGTGGTGTGTTTGTATGTGCCGAACGGGAACCCGGTGGGTACCGAGAAGTTTGAGTACAAGCTGCGGTGGACCGACCGGCTGATTGAGCAGATGCGGCTGTGGCTGGCGGAGACGACGCCTACGGTGATCGGCGGGGACATGAACGTGATCCCGACGGACATGGATTGCCATAAGCCGGCGAGTTGGGCGAAGGACGCGCTGTTTCAGCCGGAGGTGAAGGCGCGGTATGCGCAGATGCTGGGGATGGGTTGGATGGATGCGTTCCGCACGCTGCACCCGGACCAGGGCGGGCTGTTCACGTACTGGGATTACTTTCGCAACGCGTTTGAGACGAATCGCGGGATTCGCATCGATCACTTTTTGTTGTCGCCGGCGCTGCATGGACGGCTGGTGGGGTGCGAGATCGATAGGGCTCCGCGGATGATGGAGAAGCCGAGCGATCACACGCCGATCGTGATGGAGTTGGGGTAG
- a CDS encoding rhamnogalacturonan acetylesterase: protein MIAPRLLLALPLAFTLTCYAQTQTPAAPNVTPPETPTQSNLPKDPPLNPALPTLFIVGDSTARNGADLGWGDHFAPLVDTARINVANRARAGRSSRTYINEGWWQKVLAEIKPGDTLLLQMGHNDGGDLGGAKPRGTLKGIGDETKDVPQTAGPLAGQTETVHTFGWYLRQMIDQAKAKGVHPILLTLTVRNIWTPGPDGKPHIERDMGYTAPIDQVAAQEHIPVVDLSTIEADRLQALGPDATAPLFPKDHTHSSAEGATLIAHDVATAIRNAHLPIASYLKPE, encoded by the coding sequence GTGATCGCTCCGCGCCTGCTGCTCGCCCTGCCTCTCGCATTCACGCTCACCTGCTACGCGCAAACGCAGACACCCGCCGCGCCCAACGTCACGCCGCCCGAAACTCCCACCCAATCCAACCTGCCCAAGGACCCGCCGCTCAACCCTGCGCTGCCCACGCTCTTCATCGTCGGCGACTCCACCGCGCGCAACGGCGCCGACCTCGGCTGGGGCGATCACTTCGCCCCGCTCGTCGACACCGCCCGCATCAACGTAGCCAATCGCGCCCGCGCCGGCCGCTCCTCCCGCACCTACATCAACGAGGGCTGGTGGCAAAAGGTCCTCGCCGAAATAAAGCCGGGCGACACCCTGCTTCTGCAAATGGGCCACAACGATGGAGGCGACCTCGGCGGAGCCAAGCCGCGCGGCACCCTCAAAGGCATCGGCGACGAAACGAAAGACGTGCCGCAAACCGCAGGCCCGCTCGCCGGCCAGACCGAAACCGTACACACCTTCGGCTGGTACCTGCGCCAGATGATCGATCAGGCCAAGGCCAAAGGCGTTCACCCCATCCTGCTCACGCTCACCGTCCGCAACATCTGGACACCCGGCCCCGACGGCAAGCCTCACATCGAGCGCGACATGGGCTACACCGCCCCGATCGACCAGGTCGCCGCACAGGAGCACATCCCCGTCGTCGACCTCTCCACCATCGAAGCCGACCGCCTGCAGGCGCTAGGCCCTGACGCAACCGCCCCGCTTTTCCCGAAGGACCACACTCACTCCAGTGCCGAAGGCGCAACCCTCATCGCGCACGACGTAGCCACCGCCATCCGCAACGCGCACCTGCCGATCGCTAGCTACCTGAAACCCGAATAG
- a CDS encoding PEP-CTERM sorting domain-containing protein, with protein MRRVLLLPLLFLLLGCGRAYADTTYNVYGTLEDGVGTFQGTLVYLPQYQDVGRVTGTITDGSYSFTIPSYLGENLDYSGIFHIDVFSVGLAYDLYLEIPDSVLQSGAGGAFCALSTMCAGTAPSYFQDYDLTGNALFARERFQTLTLSPQATPEPDSLLLLGTGVVGMAAGLWRRVRARI; from the coding sequence ATGCGTCGCGTGCTTTTGCTGCCATTGCTGTTTCTGCTGCTTGGCTGCGGCCGGGCGTATGCGGATACGACTTACAACGTTTACGGGACGCTGGAAGACGGCGTGGGCACGTTCCAAGGAACGCTGGTGTACCTGCCGCAGTACCAGGACGTGGGCCGGGTGACAGGAACGATCACCGACGGAAGTTATTCGTTCACGATCCCGAGTTATCTGGGTGAGAACCTGGATTACAGCGGCATCTTCCATATCGATGTGTTCTCGGTCGGGCTGGCGTATGACCTGTACCTGGAGATCCCGGACAGTGTGCTGCAGTCAGGCGCTGGTGGAGCGTTCTGTGCGTTGAGTACGATGTGCGCTGGAACGGCGCCCAGCTACTTCCAGGACTATGACCTGACCGGAAATGCGCTCTTTGCACGGGAGAGGTTCCAGACGCTGACGCTGTCGCCTCAGGCAACACCGGAGCCGGACAGCCTGTTGCTGCTGGGCACTGGAGTTGTCGGCATGGCGGCGGGCCTGTGGCGGCGAGTTCGCGCGAGGATCTGA
- a CDS encoding amidase, which produces MPSFLRWMGSGVAAALAVSCCMSAQVPAVTSSPVTVPMPDAFPIRLRTDVPRMDAKLRAKMDRDLMEVDVPRLQAMYAKRRYTVEQVTRWYLDRIARYNGVYRSVQTVDVEGALQRARAEDAERGGAHGALWGVPIVIKANTAVHGLPDTDGWAGFAIPGHEFVAGKDATVVAKLRAAGAVILGITNMPDFAASDTNRSTVFGRTGNAYDVRFSPGGSSGGTVTAVTENEAMLGTGTDTGNSIRMVAGTSSVVGVFPTRGLVSIAGIAPLDWLLDNTGPIARNVTDAAIALGVMAGEDAQDFKTEGSAAKAQPGPYTQYLKADALKGKRFGVPAIIFDPKGTPLQPETKAMLMVTIDLLRKAGAEVVIDKDLLPASFLDAQKKVETGPYRRDGAMQWLGNYGPAEYKDDSQYKAATGHRLPPVFTGVSGSLDDLVDAASGDAPPPPPTSTDGARRGADRYRNLPPQVVLKDDPNAQAKYFGPREAMLQQYMEALDRFRLDGLIYPTAQMPPPDETMPQDGRLSGGPHSKTGWVNNIGVPAIAMPAGYYPTGIPFGLEISARPWRDGDLLGWAYAFEQATKLRKPPVLVESGLTTAGPYKQ; this is translated from the coding sequence ATGCCTTCTTTCTTGCGTTGGATGGGCAGCGGAGTTGCCGCTGCGCTGGCGGTTTCGTGTTGCATGAGCGCGCAGGTGCCTGCCGTGACGAGCTCGCCGGTGACGGTGCCGATGCCGGATGCGTTTCCGATTCGCTTGCGGACCGATGTGCCGCGGATGGATGCGAAGCTGCGGGCGAAGATGGATCGCGACCTGATGGAAGTGGATGTGCCGCGCTTGCAGGCGATGTACGCGAAGCGGCGCTACACGGTGGAGCAGGTGACGCGGTGGTACCTGGACCGGATTGCGCGCTACAACGGCGTGTATCGCAGCGTGCAGACGGTGGACGTGGAAGGTGCTCTGCAACGGGCTCGTGCAGAGGATGCGGAGCGGGGCGGCGCGCATGGAGCGCTGTGGGGCGTGCCGATCGTGATCAAGGCCAACACCGCCGTGCACGGCTTGCCGGATACGGATGGATGGGCGGGGTTCGCGATTCCGGGGCATGAGTTTGTAGCGGGCAAGGATGCGACGGTGGTGGCGAAGCTGCGGGCTGCCGGCGCGGTGATCCTCGGCATTACGAACATGCCGGACTTCGCGGCGAGCGATACGAACCGGTCGACGGTGTTTGGCCGGACGGGGAATGCGTATGACGTGCGGTTCTCGCCGGGCGGGTCGAGCGGCGGAACGGTGACGGCGGTGACCGAGAATGAGGCGATGCTGGGCACGGGCACGGACACAGGTAACAGCATTCGCATGGTGGCGGGGACGAGCAGCGTGGTGGGTGTGTTTCCGACGCGCGGGCTGGTGTCGATTGCGGGCATTGCGCCGCTGGATTGGTTGCTGGACAACACTGGGCCGATTGCGCGGAACGTGACGGACGCGGCGATTGCGTTGGGCGTGATGGCGGGCGAGGACGCGCAGGACTTCAAGACGGAGGGAAGCGCGGCGAAGGCGCAGCCCGGGCCGTATACGCAGTACCTGAAGGCGGATGCGCTGAAGGGCAAGCGGTTCGGTGTGCCGGCAATCATCTTTGACCCGAAGGGGACGCCGCTGCAGCCGGAGACGAAGGCGATGCTGATGGTCACGATCGACCTGTTGCGCAAGGCCGGTGCCGAGGTGGTGATCGACAAGGATCTGCTGCCGGCATCGTTTCTGGATGCGCAGAAGAAGGTGGAGACGGGGCCGTACCGGCGCGATGGAGCGATGCAGTGGTTGGGCAACTATGGGCCGGCGGAGTACAAGGATGATTCCCAGTACAAGGCCGCGACGGGACACAGGCTGCCGCCGGTGTTCACGGGCGTGAGCGGATCGCTGGATGACCTGGTCGATGCGGCGAGCGGGGATGCCCCACCGCCGCCGCCAACGTCGACGGACGGCGCGCGACGTGGAGCGGACCGGTACCGCAACCTGCCACCGCAGGTTGTGCTGAAGGACGATCCAAACGCGCAGGCAAAGTACTTTGGGCCGCGCGAGGCGATGCTGCAGCAGTACATGGAAGCGCTGGACCGGTTTCGCCTGGATGGGTTGATCTATCCCACGGCGCAGATGCCTCCGCCGGACGAGACGATGCCGCAGGATGGAAGGCTGTCGGGCGGGCCACACTCGAAGACAGGCTGGGTGAACAACATTGGCGTGCCGGCGATTGCGATGCCGGCAGGGTATTACCCGACGGGGATCCCGTTTGGGCTGGAGATCAGCGCGCGGCCGTGGCGGGATGGCGATCTGCTGGGATGGGCGTATGCGTTTGAGCAGGCGACGAAGCTGCGGAAGCCGCCTGTGCTCGTCGAGAGTGGGTTGACGACGGCAGGGCCGTACAAGCAGTAA
- a CDS encoding DinB family protein, which yields MMKVRGVVAVVMFGCGVAMAQAPAGTGDPAAEVRGAYERLKPNVIKAAEKMPADLYGYKPTPDIRTFARVVNHVTEAQFHTCTTLNGSAFDPKSVPGDEAGKDAVLAGLKASFAECDKAYGALTAENVTEKLKAGQGVRSRIGMAWGNVSHDNEQYAELSTYLRLKNLAPPTSEK from the coding sequence ATGATGAAGGTGCGCGGAGTTGTGGCGGTGGTGATGTTTGGCTGTGGTGTGGCAATGGCGCAGGCGCCCGCGGGGACGGGTGATCCGGCGGCGGAGGTGCGTGGGGCGTATGAGCGGCTGAAGCCGAACGTGATCAAGGCGGCGGAGAAGATGCCGGCGGATCTGTATGGGTATAAGCCGACGCCCGACATCCGCACCTTTGCGCGGGTGGTGAACCACGTGACGGAGGCGCAGTTCCACACGTGCACGACGCTGAACGGAAGCGCGTTCGATCCGAAGAGTGTGCCGGGCGATGAGGCGGGCAAGGATGCAGTGCTGGCAGGGCTGAAGGCGAGCTTTGCGGAGTGCGACAAGGCTTACGGTGCGCTGACCGCGGAGAACGTGACGGAGAAGCTGAAGGCGGGGCAGGGTGTGCGGTCGCGCATTGGGATGGCTTGGGGCAATGTGTCGCACGACAACGAGCAGTACGCGGAGCTGTCGACGTATCTGCGGTTGAAGAACCTGGCGCCTCCGACCAGCGAGAAGTAG
- a CDS encoding porin, with the protein MQRLATSLLTALFACSLNLGAQQTADSNQPQPVAPANRNFIQRLADAYWSDWHPTPASADAPAPAPARRGFDGPLDSPPFPSSDYSVGGTPTLGAPDTQTYPLMEAINHNRSRIKIYGWLNGGFNVSTSNKGDGANAPAAYYVNPNRLTADQQVLYIERLPDTVQTDHIDWGFRFAQLYGQDYRYTTAKGIFSQQLLKFNRQNGYDAVMAYVDIYFPKVAEGMNVRIGRYISLPDIEAQLAPNNYTYSHSLLYTIDPYTQTGIVASVKLSDHWLVQAGLSGGNDVALWTPDAKPTLTACVDYTWSKGGDALYTCANSVNDGKYAYNNVQGYYETWYHRINAKWHTDTETWYMYERQVPNIAGNVSNPITPETGANGAFCSANERTCFAPEVAVVNYVEHEFSHTRYLSIRNEFLDDIKGQRTGYTTKYSEHLVSFGQWIGSTVLFRPELRLEHSYNLAAYDLGTKKTQFVVAGDLTYHF; encoded by the coding sequence ATGCAACGCCTCGCGACCAGTCTTCTGACCGCGCTCTTCGCGTGCTCCCTCAATCTGGGAGCACAGCAGACCGCTGACAGCAATCAGCCCCAGCCGGTCGCACCGGCGAACCGCAACTTCATCCAGCGCCTCGCGGACGCCTACTGGTCCGACTGGCATCCCACTCCCGCCAGCGCTGACGCACCCGCACCCGCACCCGCGCGCCGAGGCTTTGACGGCCCGCTCGATTCGCCACCCTTCCCGTCCTCCGACTACTCCGTCGGCGGCACTCCAACGCTCGGCGCGCCCGACACGCAAACGTACCCGCTGATGGAAGCCATCAACCACAACCGCTCCCGCATCAAGATCTACGGTTGGCTCAACGGCGGCTTCAACGTCAGCACCTCCAACAAGGGCGACGGCGCCAACGCGCCCGCTGCCTATTACGTCAATCCAAACCGGCTCACTGCCGACCAGCAGGTGCTTTACATCGAACGCTTGCCCGACACCGTTCAGACCGACCACATCGACTGGGGCTTCCGCTTTGCCCAGCTCTACGGACAGGACTACCGCTACACCACGGCAAAAGGCATCTTCAGCCAGCAGCTCCTCAAGTTCAATCGCCAGAACGGGTACGACGCCGTCATGGCCTACGTCGACATCTACTTCCCCAAAGTCGCCGAAGGCATGAACGTCCGCATCGGCCGCTACATCTCGCTGCCCGACATCGAAGCGCAACTAGCACCCAACAACTACACCTATTCGCACTCGCTGCTCTACACCATCGATCCCTATACGCAGACCGGTATCGTCGCCTCCGTCAAGCTTTCGGACCACTGGCTCGTGCAGGCAGGCCTGTCCGGCGGCAACGACGTCGCCCTGTGGACGCCCGATGCCAAGCCAACCCTCACCGCCTGCGTCGACTACACCTGGAGCAAAGGCGGCGACGCGCTCTACACCTGCGCCAACAGCGTCAACGACGGCAAGTACGCCTACAACAACGTCCAGGGCTACTACGAAACCTGGTATCACCGCATCAATGCCAAATGGCACACCGACACTGAGACCTGGTACATGTACGAGCGGCAAGTGCCCAACATCGCCGGCAACGTCAGCAATCCCATCACCCCAGAGACCGGTGCCAACGGCGCATTCTGCTCCGCCAACGAACGCACCTGTTTCGCTCCCGAAGTCGCCGTCGTCAACTACGTCGAACACGAGTTCAGCCACACTCGCTATCTCTCCATCCGCAACGAGTTCCTTGACGACATCAAGGGCCAGCGCACCGGCTACACGACCAAGTACTCCGAACACCTCGTCAGCTTCGGTCAGTGGATCGGCTCGACCGTCCTCTTCCGTCCCGAACTTCGCCTCGAGCATTCGTACAACCTGGCCGCATACGATCTCGGCACCAAGAAGACCCAGTTCGTCGTCGCCGGCGACCTCACCTATCACTTCTAG
- a CDS encoding LpxI family protein, translating into MPNPAPAPHLPQNTLGLIAGNGRFPFLLLDAARAHGLTVVVAAIREETDPEINDRAARDPQIRVHWLSLGELSRLIETFQQEGVTRAVMAGQVKHKQIFSSIRPDWRLAKLLLSLRTRSTDMLLGAVAKVLGDEGIQLISSTSYLEPLLAKPGVLTARAPSPQEEQDIAYGRTVAKGIAAFDLGQTVVVAAGACVAVEAMEGTDAAILRAGDLMRTLDADDTATDTGSAGGSALQRSLTVVKVAKPNQDMRFDVPVIGLATVQTMQRAAATCLALEAGRTLIFDEPAVCAAADAAGIAIVALD; encoded by the coding sequence ATGCCGAACCCAGCACCCGCTCCGCACCTCCCTCAGAACACCCTCGGCCTCATCGCCGGCAACGGCCGTTTCCCCTTCCTTCTCCTCGACGCCGCCCGCGCCCACGGCCTCACCGTCGTTGTCGCCGCCATCCGCGAAGAAACCGACCCCGAGATCAACGACCGCGCCGCCCGCGACCCGCAGATCCGCGTCCACTGGCTCTCCCTCGGCGAACTCTCCCGCCTCATCGAAACCTTCCAGCAAGAGGGCGTTACCCGCGCCGTCATGGCCGGCCAGGTCAAGCACAAGCAGATCTTCTCCAGCATCCGCCCCGACTGGCGCCTCGCCAAGCTTCTCCTCAGCCTTCGCACCCGCTCCACCGACATGCTGCTCGGCGCCGTCGCCAAGGTTCTCGGCGACGAAGGCATCCAGCTCATCAGCTCTACCAGCTACCTCGAGCCTCTGCTCGCCAAACCCGGCGTCCTCACCGCGCGCGCTCCCTCGCCACAGGAGGAGCAGGACATCGCCTACGGCCGCACCGTCGCAAAGGGCATCGCCGCCTTCGACCTCGGCCAGACCGTCGTCGTCGCGGCCGGCGCCTGCGTCGCGGTCGAAGCCATGGAAGGAACCGACGCCGCCATCCTCCGCGCCGGCGACCTCATGCGCACGCTCGATGCCGACGACACCGCCACCGATACCGGCTCCGCCGGCGGCAGCGCCCTCCAGCGCTCGCTCACCGTCGTCAAAGTCGCCAAGCCCAACCAGGACATGCGCTTCGACGTCCCCGTCATCGGCCTCGCCACCGTCCAGACCATGCAGCGCGCGGCCGCCACCTGCCTCGCCCTCGAAGCCGGCCGCACCCTCATCTTCGACGAGCCCGCCGTCTGCGCCGCCGCCGACGCCGCCGGCATCGCCATCGTAGCCCTCGACTAG
- a CDS encoding glycoside hydrolase family 18 protein has product MRGVLFLLALVSWPAAMLAQTPTTRPRYEVVGYVFSRGHLLDGSRIAATKMTRINDAFFRLKDGRIAAPGEMDAKNLATLLNLRKQNPQLQVLISVGGGGAGSAGFSELALSAEGRRRFVDSAVEMVERYGLDGVDVDWEYPGYTHVKGMTVRPEDGANYTLLLKELRQRFDGMEQRLGRPLVTSSATGATQIWLDHTDMRAASQWLSAVNLMCYDWYNETEKNTGHDSPLRTSAADPKQISIDDAVRKNLAAGVPARKIVVGVPFYGRRWEGVDPANHGLWQPIHGAGSAVEFWQVAPLVNQQGFVRYWDGTAAAPYLYNATTHTFITYNDAEADMVRTAYVKQLGLGGIMFWQYTGDPGNVLLDAIDAGFGMGGR; this is encoded by the coding sequence ATGCGAGGCGTTCTGTTCCTGTTGGCACTTGTTTCGTGGCCCGCTGCCATGCTGGCGCAGACCCCGACGACGCGGCCGAGATACGAAGTGGTTGGATACGTCTTCAGCCGTGGGCACCTGCTGGATGGGAGCCGCATTGCAGCGACAAAGATGACCCGGATCAACGACGCGTTCTTTCGGCTGAAGGACGGCAGGATCGCAGCGCCCGGAGAGATGGACGCGAAGAACCTGGCGACGTTGCTGAACCTTCGCAAGCAGAACCCGCAGTTGCAGGTGTTGATTTCAGTCGGTGGCGGCGGGGCCGGGTCTGCAGGATTTTCGGAACTGGCGCTCTCCGCGGAGGGACGGCGCCGTTTCGTGGATTCTGCTGTCGAGATGGTGGAGCGGTACGGGTTGGACGGCGTGGATGTGGATTGGGAGTATCCGGGATATACGCACGTGAAGGGCATGACGGTGCGGCCCGAGGATGGTGCGAACTACACGCTGCTGCTGAAGGAACTGCGGCAGAGGTTCGACGGGATGGAGCAGCGATTGGGACGGCCGCTGGTGACATCGTCGGCTACTGGGGCGACGCAGATATGGCTGGATCATACGGATATGCGGGCGGCGTCGCAGTGGCTGAGCGCGGTGAACCTGATGTGCTACGACTGGTACAACGAGACGGAAAAGAACACGGGGCACGACTCTCCGCTGCGCACGAGTGCGGCCGATCCCAAGCAGATTTCGATTGACGATGCGGTCCGCAAGAACCTGGCGGCTGGTGTGCCCGCACGCAAGATTGTAGTGGGCGTGCCGTTTTATGGACGGCGCTGGGAGGGCGTGGATCCGGCGAACCATGGGTTGTGGCAGCCGATCCATGGCGCAGGCTCCGCGGTCGAGTTCTGGCAGGTTGCGCCGCTGGTGAACCAGCAAGGATTTGTGCGGTATTGGGATGGCACCGCGGCTGCGCCCTATCTGTACAACGCGACGACGCACACGTTCATTACGTACAACGATGCAGAAGCGGACATGGTACGTACCGCTTATGTGAAGCAGCTTGGTTTGGGCGGCATCATGTTCTGGCAGTACACCGGCGATCCGGGCAATGTGCTGTTGGACGCGATCGATGCTGGCTTTGGGATGGGTGGGCGGTAG
- the lpxA gene encoding acyl-ACP--UDP-N-acetylglucosamine O-acyltransferase: MPIHPSSIVAPGAVIPDSCTVGPFCTIGPNVVLGERCELVSHVVLDGHLTLGDDNRIFPFTSLGISPQDLKYNNEPTKLTIGHRNTIRESVTISRGTVGGGGETTVGSDCLIMAYVHIGHDSHIGNGCILPNGATLAGHVTVEDFAVLSANAPIHQYCTVGAYAYLGGGTTITQDVLPYSLTSVRRENRAFGINKVGLERRGFTPEEIKQLRAAYRLLQASKLNTTDALAAIQQRIDSGEFGPRVAYLANFIAKSERGVIK; the protein is encoded by the coding sequence ATGCCCATCCATCCGTCCAGCATCGTCGCGCCGGGCGCCGTTATCCCAGACTCCTGCACCGTCGGCCCCTTCTGCACCATCGGTCCCAACGTCGTGCTCGGCGAACGCTGCGAACTCGTCAGCCACGTCGTGCTCGACGGCCATCTCACCCTCGGCGACGACAACCGGATCTTCCCCTTCACCTCGCTCGGCATCAGCCCGCAGGACCTGAAGTACAACAACGAGCCGACAAAGCTCACCATCGGCCATCGCAACACCATCCGCGAATCCGTCACCATCAGTCGCGGGACCGTCGGCGGCGGCGGCGAGACCACCGTCGGCTCCGACTGTCTCATCATGGCCTACGTCCACATCGGCCACGACTCGCACATCGGCAACGGCTGCATCCTGCCCAACGGCGCCACGCTCGCCGGCCACGTCACCGTGGAGGACTTCGCCGTCCTCAGCGCCAACGCGCCCATTCACCAGTACTGCACGGTCGGCGCCTACGCGTACCTGGGCGGTGGCACCACCATCACGCAGGACGTGTTGCCCTACTCGCTCACCAGCGTCCGCCGCGAAAACCGCGCCTTCGGCATCAACAAGGTCGGCCTCGAACGCCGCGGCTTCACCCCCGAAGAGATCAAGCAGCTTCGCGCCGCCTACCGCCTGCTCCAGGCCAGCAAGCTCAACACAACCGACGCCCTCGCCGCCATCCAGCAGCGCATCGACTCCGGCGAGTTTGGCCCCCGCGTCGCCTACCTAGCGAACTTCATTGCCAAATCCGAGCGCGGCGTCATCAAGTAG